The genomic region GGAACGGCGCGCCTTGACCGATGTATCCGTCTCGACGGCTGCGGTCAGGCTCAATGTCGCGGATGGCGTTACGTTCGTCATCGTCTTTCCTCCTGCAAACCCCGCGCCGCGGGCGTCCCTTCGTCCCGCGCGCCCAAGTATAGGGGCGACACGCGACAGCGCTGTTGCATGTTTAAAGATCCGGCCGCAGACATCGCGTTGGGGCGATAGATCGGCTTTCCCACCTGTCACAGTTTCGGATGCGCCATCCGGAAGGACGGGCATCTCAAAAACTATAACGTGAAATCCCAGCTCCGCTAGGATTTTTGGCAGGGTGCGGCGTCAAAGACCAAAATAGGACAGCAGCACTGTCCTAATTCATCAGTCCTATGCCAGAAAGCGAAAAGGTTAGCAAGAGCTGAAAACGAAAATATCGACGTAAGATTGCCGCAGTTTCGAATTCCACGAAACATAATTTCCTTTAAAGGTAAAAATTATCGTCTTGATTGCGTAGTGCACCAGATCCACCGTGCGATGCGGCGCTGCAATTGATCCCCTCAGCCAATCCCCTACTCTGCGACGACACCCTTGCATCTTGTCCCTTCAATACGCGGTAGATCTCACATGTTCTTTGCTTCCGATAACTGGGCTGGCGCCCACCCCTCCATCAACGAACGCCTCTCGAAGGAATCGACCCGTTTTGCCGCTGCCTACGGCACCAGCGAACTCGACAAGGCGATCGAAACCCGTTTCAACGCGGTGTTCGAGCGCGAGGTCGCGGTCTTCTTTGTCGCCACGGGTACGGCTGCCAACTCGTTGTCGCTGGCCAGCATCGCCCGCCCCGGCGGTCTGACGTTCTGCCACACGGAAGCCCACGTGATCGAAGACGAATGCGGGGCGCCCGATTTCTTCTCAGGCATGCGCATGGTTGGCGTCGATGGCCCCGAGGGTAAGATGCTGCCGGATAACCTGGTGGAACGCATCGGCCGCTACCCGCAGGATGCCATTCATCACGGGCGCGCCGCCGCCGTCACCATGACCCAGGCGACCGAGGTAGGCACCATCTACAGCCTCGACGAGATCGATACCATTTCGAAGATCGCCAAGAAAAATGACCTGCCGCTGCACATGGACGGCGCCCGCTTTGCCAATGCGCTGGTATCGCTCGGCTGCTCGCCGGCCGAAATGACCTGGAAGCGCGGCGTCGACGTACTCTCCTTCGGCGGCACCAAGAACGGATGCTGGTGCGCTGAGGCGATCGTCTTCTTCGACCCCGATCTCGCCAAGGACTTTGCCTTCCTGCGCAAGCGCACCGCCCAACTGTTCTCAAAATCCCGCTTCATCGCCGCACAGTTCGAGGCCTACCTGCAGGACGACCTCTGGCTCGACCTCGCCCGCCACGCCAACGCCATGGCGGACCGGATGCGAGCCGGCATCGAGCATACCGACAGCGCAAAGCTCGCCTGGTCGACCACTTCGAACGAGATCTTCGCCGTCGTCAAGAAAACCGCCATCGACAACGCGCGGGACAAGGGCGCCCAGTTCTACGACTGGCCGATCTCCGACAGTGCCAAACACCTCGTCGGCCCCGACGAAGGCCTGATCCGCCTCGTCACCAGCTTCGCCACCAGCGACGCCGACGTCGCCGATTTCCTCGCATGCCTCGCGTGAGTGCGACGGAGCGCCCTGAGGCGCTCCCCCAGACTGCTGAAGAAGGTGGTATCTAACACCTCTGCAGGTCACTCGAAAGACTGAGCCGGTTGCCAAACTTCCCTCATCCTCGCCCTTGTGGCGGGGATCCAGTCAGCTCAAGTCCTTGAGCTGAAAGAGTCTTTGACCCGACAGACGTCGTGTCGCTGGATCCCCGCCACAAGGGCGAGGATGAGGGAGGATAGGGTATCGCTCTCGTCAAGCAAGTTTCTTCAGGGTTTGCAGCAGTCTGACGGAGCGCCGCCGGGGCGCTCCACTTTCTACCCACCCCGCAAATTCCGAACCTTGGAGAGGATGTCGTCGGATAGTGCCTTGACCAGCATCTGGTCGGCGCCTTTGCGGGGAACGAGCACGAATTCGACATCCTCCAGCACGGGCAACCAGCCCGGCGTGATTTCCGTGAGGCCGGATGGTGCCATGCTGCGCGGCTGGACGAGGACGCCCATGCCGGCCCTCGCGGCTGCGGTCAGGCCGCTGAGACTGCCGCAGGTGCAGACGATCCGCCACGGTATCTGCTGGCGACGCAGCGCCTCCAGCGCCACGGCCCGGGTGACGCTCGGGGCCGGAAAGGCAATTAGCGGCAGCGGCGCGCTGGACGCCCTCACCCGATCCGGGTCGCGTGCCAGCCAGATCAATGGCTCGCGGTAGACCAGCGTCCCGCGCGTGTCGCCAAGGCGGCGCTTGGCAAGTACCAGATCCAGCGCCCCGTTGTCCTGCATCTCGTAGAGCGCGCCGCTGAGCGCCACCGTCAGTTCCAGATCGACGGACGGGTGCAGTCGGACGAACTCCTCCAGCACATCAGGCAACTGGCTTGTGACAAAATCTTCAGACACGCCGAGCCGCAGGCTGCCGCGCAGGCTGTTATCGGCAAACAGCGAGCGCATCTCGCCCTCTATCGACAGCAAGGTGCGGGCATGGCCGATCAGCGCTTCCCCATCTCCGGTCAGAACGACCCGGTGGGTGTCGCGGGCAAGGAGCTTTCGCCCGACGGACGTCTCGAGCCGCTGGATATGCTGGCTGACCGTCGATTGCCCAAGCCCCAGCCGCTCGGCGGCGAGCGTGAAGCTGCCCATCTGCCCGACGGTGACGAAACTCTGCAACTGCACCAGATCCAGCATCGCCATCATCCAGATTTACGATAACTGTTATTTCTTGCATCGCATATCGCAATAAGGCAATGCTTGCCCAACATATAATTGCGAGGACGGGCCCGATGCGCCGCTTTTTGCCAGACACTTTTACCATGCTGCTCGTACTGACCGTGCTGACGGCATCCGTCTTTCCCGTCCATGGCGCCGCTGCCGGCTATTTCGGCATTGCTACCGACATCGCCATCGCTCTGCTGTTCTTCCTGCACGGAGCCCGCCTGTCGCGCGACGTGGTAATTGCCGGCGCCCTGCACTGGCGGCTGCACTTGGCCATCCTGCTCACCAGCTTCGTCATCTTCCCGATTCTCGGCTTGCTGATGGGCTTTCTGGTACCGACCATCCTGCCGCAGACGCTCTACATAGGCATCCTCTTCCTCACCGTGCTGCCATCGACGGTGCAGTCGTCGATCGCCTTCACCTCGATTGCCGGCGGCAATGTGCCGGCCGCCATCTGCGCCGCCTCCGCTTCCAATATCTTCGGAATGTTCCTGACACCGCTGCTGGTCGGCCTACTGTTTACGGTCGGTGGCCACGGCGGCGGCGGCTTCTCCTGGACCGTGCTGGAGCAGATCGCCCTACAACTGCTGGCGCCCTTCGTCGTCGGTCAGATCCTGCAGCCATGGATCGGCAACTGGATCCGCGCCAAGAAGAAGATCCTCATGCCGGTCGACCGCGGTTCGATCCTGATGGTCGTCTACTCCGCTTTCAGCGCGGCCGTCATCGAAGGCCTGTGGAACACCTTCTCACTCGGCGACATCATCACCGTCATCATTGCCGACATGCTGCTCCTCGCGGTCGTTATCTGCATCACCATGTTCGGCAGCCGGGCACTCGGCTTCTCGCGCGCTGACGAGATCACCATCACCTTCTGCGGCTCGAAGAAGAGTTTGGCCAGCGGCGTGCCGATGGCCAGCGTCATCTTCGCCGGCTCACCGATCGGCGCTATCGTCCTGCCGCTAATGCTATTCCACCAGATCCAGCTGATGGCCTGCGCCGTCATCGCCCAGAAATATGCCGACGCCGCCAGCCGTGCCACCACACGCAAGGAAGAAGAAGCCCGGCGCCTGCAGGACACTGCCGACGCAACGACACCAGCCTGATCCGATCAAGCGGCGACAAAACACAGAAAAGGCGGCGCCCACCCGGACGCCGCCTTTGTCGTATGCATGTGAACTCGGTTAGTTGACGTGTGCTTCGATCGACTTCGGTGCATCGACGGGTTCGGCGGCGATGGCGATCTTGCGCGGCTTCATCGCTTCCGGGATGTTGCGCAGAAGATCGATGTGCAGCAGGCCGTTTTTCAGCGAAGCCGCCTGGACTTCAACATGGTCGGCAAGCTGGAAGCGGCGCTCGAAGGCGCGCTTGGCGATGCCGCGATAGAGATATTCACTACCCTCGGCAGTGTCATCGCTCTTCTCGCCCTTGACGGTCAGCACATGGGCATGCGCCTCGAGGCTGAGCTCGGTTTCGTCGAAGCCGGCCACCGCCATGGTGATACGGTAGGTTGCCTCGCCGGTGCGCTCGATGTTGTAGGGCGGGTAGGTTTGTGCCTGATCGGGCTGCGACAAGGTGTCGAGCATGGTGAACAGGCGGTCGAAACCGACGGTAGAGCGATAGAGTGGGGAAAAATCAACGTGACGCATGGTGTCCTCCTGTGAGCGACGATTGCGGTTAACATACCCCTGGGGCCCCGTTCTGGCAGCCTTGGGACGGTTTTACAGACCCTCTCGGCGTCCGTGAAAAGGAGATGGGAATGGCCTTTGGCGACTTCAAGAGCCCACAACGCGCCGCGATAATTTTACGTGAACCACCGATGAACAGCCGGTTCGGCTAGGGTTCAGCACCGCGTTGATACACCATGTCCATCGGATGACTGTCCGTGACTGGAGTGTATCGTCCCTTCGTCTTCAGTCAGCTCGGCCGGCCTGCGGTAATTTCAATTTCCGTCAGGTCGGCCTTTTTTCCGCTCACAGTTATACTTATGCGACAATCCATGCGTTATGTTTGGCGGCTTGAGCGAGGCCCTTTCAGTTGTGACGGAATCAATTCTCTTTTCGACCCCCGACAACCCTGTTCCAGACAACAGGACCGAGGGCTATTTCACCACCCATGACGGCCACAAGCTGCGCTATGCCATTTTCCGCAGCAGTCATGCCGTGGCCAAGGGCACCGTCGTCCTGCTGCATGGCCGCAACGAGTTCATCGAGAAATATTTCGAAACCATCCGCGAGCTGACGGATCGGGGCCTGTGGGTCGCAACCTTCGACCTGCGCGGCCAGGGGGGATCCGGACGGCTTACAAAGCATCCAAGCCGCGGCCATGTGCGGCGCTTCTCGGATTATGAGCACGACCTCGAGGACTTCATGGAGCACGTGGTGCTTCCGGACACCCGCCTGCCCTTCTATCTCGTCGCCCACTCGACAGGCGCACTGATCGCCCTTTCCGCAGCGCCGAGACTGACGGGCCGCATCGAGCGCATGGTACTGAGCGCACCTTTTGTCGGCCTTACCGGACAGAGCGCGTCGCCGCGCGTGATCCGCTTCATGGCGAGCGCCGCCTGCGCTGTCGGCCTCGGCAGCATCCCGCTCAATCGAAAATTCAAGGAAAGGCCCTTCGCCACAAACCTGCTGACATCGGACGAGCAACGTTACGACCGCAACCGCGCCATTGCATCGGCCCGCCCCGACCTCGTGCTCGGTTCGCCCTCCGCACGCTGGCTACAGCAGGCCTTTCAAACGATAGACCGTGTCTCTGAGCCCGAGCACCTGTTCTCTATCGCCATCCCGACTTTGCTGCTGGCACCCACCCGCGACGGCATCATCCCCTATGCCGAACAGGAGCGGCTCTCGCGCTCCTTCCGCGCCGCCCAGCTCGTGCCGATCGCAGGCGCAAGGCACGAGGTATTCCAGGAAAAGGACGTCTACCGCGCCGCCGCAATGGCAGCGATCCACGCCTTCATCCCGGGAAGCGACGCCGAAGCCAACACCGACCCGGTCGGCTCGGGGCTTTGAAGATCAGTGTGTCGAAAGTGGCCTAATAATCACTCAACGCGATTGCTGTACAACTGTCGAACAGATCCCAGAAATCCATACCGACCATTGGCTCGTCGTCGTCGACCCATAGTAACATCGCGTCCGGCGCATTGGTGAAGGTGCTTTCATGGCTGACATAGCCCTGCCCCTTGCCGCCGCTATTGAAAACATGAAGATAATCATGGGACTTACGGGATTGGAACTCACTTGCTGAAGGCTCGGTGAGATATTCGTTACCGTCTTGGCCAAGAGGAAGGATATCACGCTCGGGTAGCAAACCGCCCATAGAATGGAAATCGCAGAAACCATCTATAAAATTATAAAATTTGCCGACAG from Rhizobium tumorigenes harbors:
- a CDS encoding alpha/beta fold hydrolase, with product MTESILFSTPDNPVPDNRTEGYFTTHDGHKLRYAIFRSSHAVAKGTVVLLHGRNEFIEKYFETIRELTDRGLWVATFDLRGQGGSGRLTKHPSRGHVRRFSDYEHDLEDFMEHVVLPDTRLPFYLVAHSTGALIALSAAPRLTGRIERMVLSAPFVGLTGQSASPRVIRFMASAACAVGLGSIPLNRKFKERPFATNLLTSDEQRYDRNRAIASARPDLVLGSPSARWLQQAFQTIDRVSEPEHLFSIAIPTLLLAPTRDGIIPYAEQERLSRSFRAAQLVPIAGARHEVFQEKDVYRAAAMAAIHAFIPGSDAEANTDPVGSGL
- a CDS encoding threonine aldolase family protein; the encoded protein is MFFASDNWAGAHPSINERLSKESTRFAAAYGTSELDKAIETRFNAVFEREVAVFFVATGTAANSLSLASIARPGGLTFCHTEAHVIEDECGAPDFFSGMRMVGVDGPEGKMLPDNLVERIGRYPQDAIHHGRAAAVTMTQATEVGTIYSLDEIDTISKIAKKNDLPLHMDGARFANALVSLGCSPAEMTWKRGVDVLSFGGTKNGCWCAEAIVFFDPDLAKDFAFLRKRTAQLFSKSRFIAAQFEAYLQDDLWLDLARHANAMADRMRAGIEHTDSAKLAWSTTSNEIFAVVKKTAIDNARDKGAQFYDWPISDSAKHLVGPDEGLIRLVTSFATSDADVADFLACLA
- a CDS encoding LysR substrate-binding domain-containing protein — its product is MLDLVQLQSFVTVGQMGSFTLAAERLGLGQSTVSQHIQRLETSVGRKLLARDTHRVVLTGDGEALIGHARTLLSIEGEMRSLFADNSLRGSLRLGVSEDFVTSQLPDVLEEFVRLHPSVDLELTVALSGALYEMQDNGALDLVLAKRRLGDTRGTLVYREPLIWLARDPDRVRASSAPLPLIAFPAPSVTRAVALEALRRQQIPWRIVCTCGSLSGLTAAARAGMGVLVQPRSMAPSGLTEITPGWLPVLEDVEFVLVPRKGADQMLVKALSDDILSKVRNLRGG
- a CDS encoding bile acid:sodium symporter family protein, yielding MRRFLPDTFTMLLVLTVLTASVFPVHGAAAGYFGIATDIAIALLFFLHGARLSRDVVIAGALHWRLHLAILLTSFVIFPILGLLMGFLVPTILPQTLYIGILFLTVLPSTVQSSIAFTSIAGGNVPAAICAASASNIFGMFLTPLLVGLLFTVGGHGGGGFSWTVLEQIALQLLAPFVVGQILQPWIGNWIRAKKKILMPVDRGSILMVVYSAFSAAVIEGLWNTFSLGDIITVIIADMLLLAVVICITMFGSRALGFSRADEITITFCGSKKSLASGVPMASVIFAGSPIGAIVLPLMLFHQIQLMACAVIAQKYADAASRATTRKEEEARRLQDTADATTPA
- a CDS encoding Hsp20 family protein → MRHVDFSPLYRSTVGFDRLFTMLDTLSQPDQAQTYPPYNIERTGEATYRITMAVAGFDETELSLEAHAHVLTVKGEKSDDTAEGSEYLYRGIAKRAFERRFQLADHVEVQAASLKNGLLHIDLLRNIPEAMKPRKIAIAAEPVDAPKSIEAHVN